The nucleotide sequence actacggttttgaatttttttaaattggtcAAAACCCtagttggtaactacggttttgaATTCCTTTTCCGTCCCTTTCCCATTAGGTTTCTCCATTTCCTCGATTGGCTTTCTTCCATTTAGGGTTTTGTTCTTTCCTTTAGGGTTTCATTCTTCCCTTTAGGTTTCATCCTTCCTGTTGCATCCTTggttcaaattcaaattttggaagTTGTTGTCAGGTAAGATTTATGAATTTTTCAGTTAAtcgtaaattttaattttttttttttgtaaatctatTTGGTTTGTTGTTATagatttgtttggtttctgtTTGGTAAAgacatgtttgattttattttgattttgagctTAGcagaaagaaaatggtttttttttggtaaagaaAACGGATATGGAATGGGGGACCAGTAtggatttctttttgttaaagaTACCAAAAATGGAGGGGACCACTGTAAAAAAATTCCGGTGATTTTTGttatagaaatagaaaatatcttcaaatatttgttacCAAGAGTGAGGGGACCACTCAGATGGTATATCTTCAAATATCTGAACAAGAATCTTAAACCCATTCTCAAAATATATGCAAAATGTTTTGTTGTTTAGTTTTCCACTTCCTGGAACCTTGAGATTTGTTTATATAGTTCTTTAGTTTGGtgatacttgattttttttccattcagcTTCCTATGAGATTCTGATTGAacataatttaatgattttttattgttaaatctaTTCTCTTCTTTGCATCTGCAGAAATTCTCATTccttttattgtaattttattgAACTAATGAAAAGTTGAAAACTAGAACATTCAATCCTTCATCAGTTGGTATATAtgagatttttaattattttatttgtattttctctcattctcccACTCAGTAAGAAATTATTAGAACTTGTCTAgtactgttttttaaaattgttataaaaaacaatttttgaggataattttttaaactatctgtcagttattttcaaaattttacttgaaacccccaatgtaaaaaataaattttaaatttattatctgTGTTTCTGGATTTTTAGCCAATATTCGGACTTACATCATATATATTTGCATGGGAAACAGATGAATTGAATGAAGGGCAGGGCTCATGATCAACTTCCTTTTTAGTTATTctttctgcttcttcttcttcttcttcttcttctccttctcctgcTGCTGTTTTGGTTTACCTCAAGAATCTCTTTGCCTTCTCTTCCAAATTAAACCTTAATCAAAAGCTTTAGTACAAgcatattcttcttcttcttcttttcttctgaGGTTGCTCTCCTGTATTTGTGGATAGgtaagcttcaaagcttggtttTTCTCCCTTCTTGTGGGTTCAATCTTACGTTTCTCACTGTCAAAaacattccatggaaatttgaatACATACCACTataaaactcatgaaaaaaCTAGacccattgtttttttttttttttttttgtgaacaaGGTTGTTTAGATTGAGCACTATGTTAATAGATCTCACTGTCTGATCCTTTTTTATTGATCTCCCTGATCTTTGCCCTATTCATCTTGTGGATCCTTTAGGGGGcctattttctaaaaaagtttttgtttttagaacaaACAATAGTTTTTCAATGTTTGGTAAGTTGTAGACTGGAAAtagcttttgaaaatttattctaaacATAGAGTGGTTTGTTTGAATAAGTTTAAGgatttttcacatattttttttgtagagtgttttgaaaaataatctaaaaataatgagaataagTTGGAAAATTTTGTACTATTTCATAAGTGTACAGTATCtcgagcaaaaaaaaaaaaacttctatatTTGGGTTCTCAAAAAGAAGTTTATTCCTACCAATTAAAGGTTGTCAAACAGAACCTAGCTAGCTAGTTTTTGAGAAATACAAAAATGGTAAATGAGGTGCAGTGCATAAAAGTTACAAGTAAAATAGACAAAAACGCTGACCATGGATTGTTTGGTATGGAAAGTGTCAAGGGAcatgtttttctcttttgctttcattttccaTGCAGAAAAGTAATTAAtgtgaaaaagagaaaaagtataGTAGCTTTAAGCTTATGATCTTTTCACAATATACATGGTACAATGAAAGGCTTAGTACACTTGGAGTAGAAGGCCTCTAGTATAAGTTTGTAACAGTTCAACTTTTGTTAATTTCCTTCCACTTAGGATTTGCCTAATAGTTCTCTTCTTGATATGTATGGAAGTTGCCaagtttgaagaagaaaaaatgagagCCCTtcatttaaacaatttttttttttttttgccttgtaTTTAGAGAGGAAAGTGTGTACACGAAAACAAAGTAATGGTTTCTATTATTAAGGTGGGTTCAAGGCCTTTATCCTAGCCATCAGAATCTGATCTTGACCTTTTTGTTGCCACTCCAGATGGCTGTTACTTCATATGGTAGAcaacataaataatttaaattttgggaaaacCATATTAAAACTCAAACCCCCTTGTTCTTATACATGGCAAAAGAGTTCATGACCAGTGGGACTAatgtgatttttgttttacaattgttaataaatatatatatacacacacacaaatttttatttttctcattttaataaaaaaaaataaaggaattttggagacaaatatatttttaatacatttttatcatacataagatattaaaataaacatctaataaataatttaattttaattatcttatttccaaatttgatttaagtattaaaaatataaaaatgattatcataaattttttaatgagtctttgttcatatttttttattaattaaacttaatagaaaaaaaattacaaatattttaaaaatcatacatatatcatcatttcttttgtATCTTTTAGATATATCAATGTAAAATGTGTTTTCAAGttctatatattattaatttattatcgaatattagaaataatatatatatatatatatatatatatatatatatatatataatttaaaagtaataactTGAATATGCgtattatttcttgttttttcttttttttttcctcaaaatttcttCCATCgatttatttgtcaaaatttcCACTGATATTTCCCGATATATCCTAGTATATTCGTAAAATCCAACTACCGATATATCCATGAAAACTGATGTCTCATCCTTGGTTCTACTATCTTTTTGAGGTCATGCTTCCCATATCCCATGTTGTCCCTTGTTTTAGATCTGCAATTTGGTAATTCATATGAAATTGTTGATTTATCCTAGGTTATTGATTCATCTTCACACACAATTTCTCATCTAGACAGCTCCTGATCAATGAAACTAGTCAAAAGAAGGGACCTAGCTTTCCAAAAACAGAATAAacacatatatcaaatttttataattgtgtaattgatattttattaatatatttttttttggtcagttacttttatttgattttgattttttttttcgactTTTAgctttaatcaaatatcaattgATTCATGAAtaataacataattatttaaattatatattatttaatagttcataacattcaattttattttaatatatgatattttataatataaaaaattggtggattattttttatttaattttaagattattgtaattttttaactcaacatttattgatttatagcCCACTAcctaagttttaaattaaaattctataaaacatttatctatgattatatttgtatcatagataactatttaaataaaaaaattattattatgaagtgatttatatttttcctcctAATGTGTAAAAAtgtgttttattatataattgtgTATTCAcatgttaaaatattatatgcAATTTCTCTTgctattattttcattgattattaaaccatttgatattgtattttttgtagGTAAATCATGTCTGAATCTATTGTTCCTGTGATTTGCTTTTGTAAAGGAAAAATGTTGAGGACAGAAACAGATGTAAAGTATATTGGGGATCTAGTTGTAATTGTGCCTTTGGATGTGTCTGTTAGTTCAACCTATGAACACTTGTTATCTATGATATACTCGAGAACTGGCattgacaaaaaacaatttcaattagTCCTCAACTGTAGATATcctttaaaaagggaaaataggtTTCAACCTTGTCCAATATGGGATGATAATAGTTTATCTcaaatgttgaaattggttAACACATTTGGAATGGACGAAATTGAATTGTATATTGAACAAGTGCCAGTACAACCAGGGGAGGGGGCAATTTTTGGGTAACTTCACACAATTATTACTCGGACAAAATGATAATGTTGAAAAATTTGAGTATGGTTGTGGACCTAGTAGTGCCCCAGTTGCAATGACTTATGAGTGTAGAGCagataaaaatgaagaagaatgtgaatcccaagaaggtgatgatcaaAGTGAGAGAGTAGAAGATGTTCAACATGATGGCGATGGGGTGTTCGAATTTattgatgaggaaaacaatAATGTTAATGTTGTTTCATCTTTCTTAGCTCTTCACGAAGCAATGGAAAGTGAACAAGGAAGATATGTCTCCGTGGATGGGGAATGTTGTGATATGTCAAATAACCCAGATCCTGATGATCCAATAGAGTATTCCCCTGTTCAGTATCACTCGACACCATCATTGCAGtttgaaaatgtagaaaacatTGGTAACGTCGTTTCAAGTGACTTGACCCCATGGGGGAACACTAATATTGGAAACTCAGGTGGAGAGTTCATGGTTGGCcaagtttttaattcaaaagcaGATTTACAACATGCTGCGAAATTGTACTCTTTAAGTCAACACCAAGAGTACGTTGTTGTTTTGTCAACTACAAAGTTGTTGGTCCTAAGATGCAAGAAGGCTGAGCAATCGCAATGTCCATGGAAACTTCGTGCTATGGTTGTAAAAGGTACaacttcatttgcaatcaataaatacaatggTCCCCACAAATGTGTAAATCCTTGCTTGAATCGGGATCATCAACAATTAGATTTCATCTTGATTGTTGCTCATATCCAAGGAATGATTAAGGCACAATTCACATTGTCAGTGGCTGCTATTCAAGCAAGTATTGTGGAGAAATTCGGATACCAAATATCATACAAGAAGACATCTAAAGCGAAGTTTAAAGCTCTTACAAACttatttggtgatttttataAGTCACATGCAGAGCTGCCACATTTTTTCATTGCCTTAGAGCAGGCAAATCCAGGATGTgttgtaatttcaaaaacatttcctgGTATTATGGAGAATACAGAAATATTTCAACAAGTTTTTTGGACATTTCAGCCATCTATTGAAGGATTCAAGCATTGTCGACCTGTACTCAGTATTGATGGTACACATTTGAATGAGAGGTATAAAGGCACTTTAATGATTGCTATGGGTTGTGATGGAAATAATCAGTTATTCCCATTGGCTTTTGCCCTAACAGAGGGTGAGAATATTGATAGTTGGGAATGGTGTTTGGCATGTATTAGAACAAGAGTCACTAATAGGAGGAAACTTTGTGTTATATCAGATCGACATCCAGGCATTATGGCTGCAATGAGCGATGTTCATCTTGGTTGGTCTGAGCCATACGCATATCATAGGGTTTGTATGCTTCATCTTGCTAGCAATTTTATGACTCAATTCaaggataaaatattgaaaaatctgaTGTGCAGAGCAGCCTTAGCAACCaagattgaaaatttcaataaacatATGAACACAATTAGGAGGATTAATGCAGCTGCACAACAATGGTTGGAAGCAATCCCTTTTGAGAAATGGGCACTCTCTCATGACGGAGGTCGAAGGTACGGCATCATGACTACAAACATGTCGGAGGTGTTCAATAGTGTGCTTAAAGGGGCTCGTAGCTTACCCGTAACTGCTTTGGTTCAATTGACATTTTTTCGGCTAAATAGTTACTTTGTTGTGAGAAGGGAACAAGGTGCTAATCGACTTGCTTCAAGTGAGGAATACACTCCATATGTTGATGCTAAGATGAAGGCAAATGTGGTTAAGGCGGGATCTCATGAGATTGTTTTATATGATCACATCCAAGGACAATTCCATGTGAAGAGTAATAGGGGTACTAAGAGTAGCTCAACTCGTGGTCAAACATATCGCGTCAACTTACAGGAGTATGCATGCACGTGTGGTAAAACACTCATACATGGATTCCCATGTAGTCATATTCTAGTAGCATGTCATTTTCGTTCAGTTGATTTTAAACCACTTATTCAACACTACTACAGTACACAATCGTACTATAATACTTGGGCACCCTTGTTCCATCCCATTTTCAATGTATATGAGTGGCCTCCTTATGATGGCCCAATTATCATGCCTTCTGAGTCGATGAAACGTGCATCGAGTGGATGACCTAAATCAAGTCGTTTGcataatgaaatggatgttagAGAGGGCAAGACTTCTATTACATGTGGGTTATGCAAACAAAGTGGCCACAATCGTTGTTCTTGTCAAAACAATAATAGAGTTGATTAGACCTTGTTATGTGTGCATGTAATTTTCTTGGATATTGTGATGTAAGCTACTATGATACTACCTTTATTCAATTATTGGCTTTggtttgattataaatattaatgttatttgcCTAATTAGGTTATTTCTATTTGGAATAATGTCCATACTATAGGGGAAACTctgtcaaaatttgaaattttctattaaaaatgttaacaaaATGCTTCATTGTATTTGtatctctaattttattttaaactagtATGACTTGTTTATTGGTCATATATGAATTGATCTACTTAAATTTATCAAACTGATATATACTTAATATATGGAAAActccataaatttttaaaacttttccattaaaaatattttttatttaaaaacaataagtattgtttatttatcttcACAATTTTGTTACAGATATGGAGTATAGAGGACATAGTTCTGATCCAGATCCATTAGATACGTCTATTTTGGTTCTACAGGATAGACATAGGTCTCATTTAGTTGACTCTGGTCAGGTATGTATATGAAAACACATAATATctctttaaagaatgaaaaaaattgcaGTTTATTATCtaaatgatttatttgtatttttacagCTTGCTTCAGTCTTGACTTGTCGACAACATATATCTAGGTTTATGCGGGAGTGGGAGATGGATCCTCGTCTTCGACCTTATATTATTCGATCTGGATTTTATGGTGTATATCATATTGGACACATTACACTAGATTGGGGATTGATCACTAGTCTAGTTGAGATATGGCGTCCTGAGACACACACATTTCACTTACCTGTTAGGGAGATGACCATTACTTTACAGAATGTTGCTGTCATATTAGGTCTTCGTATCATGGGTTTCCCATCACTGGCACATGTGATATAGATTGGTCATTGCTATGTTATGAACTTTTAGGGGTGACTCCCTCTACATCTGAATTAAAGGATCAGCGATATCGACACGATGGCTATGTCACCAGTTCTTTCATCCACTAGTTGATTTAGATGATGCCACATTAGAGCAGTATGCACGGGCTTTCATATTAGGACTCATAGGTTCAACGCTATTTACAGACAAGAAGGGTACTCACATACATATGTGTTATCTCCCACTTCTTAGAGACTTGACTCAGACATCTATGTATAGTTGGGGTAGTGCAGTATTAGCACACCTATATAGGGAGTTGTGTCGAGCGAGTTTGGATGGTGCCACCGATATTGCTGGATGTGTCACACTATTACaggtataattaattattcacattagattgaaatttctaattgttTCAAGGttataatttaagtaaaattttaatgttacatttttttgCAGTTATGGTCTTTCCACCTGGGTCGACCCGATTTTGGTCGACCACCAGCCCCTCCAGCAGCCCAGCATTTAGAGCATGATGCAGTCGATGATTTACCAGCTGAGCATTTAGAGCAGGGATTACAGGATGAGGCATTGTTACACGAGGGTTTACTAGCTAATCCGTTAGGATGTAGGTGGAGAGTACCTTTATCATGGGCTCAAAACCCATCACGTGTGTTGATATTTTATCGAGACCAATTAGATGCACAGACCCATGACCAGGTACATATAAGATCTAATGTGCTATTGTTAACCATATAAACGTTaactttattaatttcaaatgttGATTTTAACAGGTTTTATGGGAGCCTTACATGGGAGACTTAGTTGCCCATCTTCCGGCGATATCTCTAGCAGACCAAGAGATTTGGAGGACGATGTCACTTCTTATCTGCTTTGATATTGTCGAGTGGCATCGACCGGAGTGAGTGTTGCAACAGTTTGGCCTCCAACAAGGGATACCTCCATCTTGTTCCATAGAGCAACACCTCCATTCCGTGGATAGGCGAGGACGACATAAGTATGATTGGGAGGCATTTCATGCACAGTATATTACCTTATGGGCTAGTCGTGCGGAGCGTATTGTGACGGCACCACCTATGGTAGGTGCTATGCAGTTTCATGATCCATATATGGAGTGGTACCGACGTATTACACGACGTTTGATCACACCCCCTCTCCATAGAGATCAGATGAGGTATCATAGTACAACAGCAGCTACTCAGTTGttggtaagatttttttaatttataaatggtttattaaattttaattaattaaaaatcatcttcatctgtttaactttttttttttttaatagatcaCTGGTATGGTTGAGATTGCTAGTCGATCTGCTGGGCCTAATTCAGGTGCATTAGGCGACATTCATCGGATTGCTATTGATATTTTGCATGTTATTGGAGAGGACCATCGCATACATTTTGCCCGTCAGTCGCCTACATCATCATACCTATCTATGAGACTACCTGTGTCAGCCACTATAGTTAGGATGTAGCCTATTCGAGGCCGAGGGAGAGATAGTAGGAGAGATGGTGGGCGAGCTGGTCGATAGCCTCGACGATCTATGCATCCACCCGAGACCATGTTAGCACAATCCACATCATCTACCCCATTCGCACCTGAGGTTTCCACACTTCCCCCTTCACCCCTACCATCACCTTCACCTAGACCTTCTCCCTTAGAGCATGTCATATCAGATAGCACTCTACCATCACCTGTATTTCCTCCCACAGACACTACTATACCTGATGTCACTACACCAGAGACTACCCCACTATCTACTAATCTACCATCACCTCTACCTTGTCTCGAGGAGACCACTACACCACATGTCACCTTACCATCATCACTTATATTTTCTCTCCTCGAGCCCACTATATCAGATGTTATTGCACCAGCTACCACTACAATAGATGTCATTCTTCCATCTCCTATATCACCTCTCCTAGATGCTACCATATCAGATATCACTGTACCTGAGATCGCACCACCATCTACCACTTTACCATCACATACACCTCTTCCCATAGAGACTACCATGCATCATACCCTTACACATGTTACACAGTTAGATGTATGTCCACCTAGGAGACGTCGTGGTCCACGTAGACGTCGAGTCTTGCCTCCATCAGCTCCATCTCAACCTATACATACTGAGACATGACAGATTGCATAGTTAGATTCCACAAAGATGTCTGTGTATCATAGGCGTCTgcagagaaagaggaagacccCATCATGTGGCACTCATTGAGGACTggtttttagtttttgtgtttattttcatttgccttatattgttaactttttttattattattatgaacaaattattatatatttaaatgaaaatatgatcaattttaaacttaaattaaacttatatatatatatatatatagcaattCGAAGTATAAATCTACTATAACTATAGGATGCCCCATTCTCGTGAATTACTGCATTTATCCGAGTGATCCACAAACGACGAAAATCTCTCTTTTGCCGACAAACCACCGCCTCTCAGGCCCCCGACTGATTCTACCATAGAGGTCAATCTAAAAATTTGTAACTAATTAGTTACAACAACACTATatcaatatagaaaaaataatgcattaaaactaatttacaaTCTTAACctccaatcaaaataattcttaaaaaattgaacattcacatgatttaaaatttgaacttaaaaaaattggttttaggtttaaatttaaagctATGATCACCAACTACTATTttgaccatttaaaaaaaaaaatcaaaaatcataattaccaATTAAAGTTTTATGATGTAAATACCCTCATGAATAAGACACACATCAcactgaaaattattttgagaataaaattaatttatgaattttttgttttaaagaaatcatttttgtcCAAAACTCCCATTAaaacccaataaggaacatttttcttattctcaatgaatttacaaaaatgttctaaaagcattttcatttatttaccaAAACAGTTAAACTAAATGGTGAATTGATTGGAAAAACATAGGTATTTTCTTTCTGcaattctatattttaagaagtggaaaaataaattctattaggttggcattttaagtttaaaattttaagcctttccattcctttttgatcccattttgaaaggaaaaaattggagaaaataaaattatttttgttgtatttaagtaattttccaattatttaccCACTTGAAGTCATATTATGTTTTGTACAAATGCATAATTGGCTTTAATTTTGtacaaagttacaaaataatataatattcttcattatgagggcataaaatagtatatttataactaattatatttatattgagtatagtgtcaaatattttaataaaactaaaccaaaatatttttatatcaaattaaagacatcaattatttaatttcatatattattattctttaaataatgagatcaattaaagttaaatatttttattaaaccacTCACATATTTTTAGTCaatctaaaatcaaaataatataatatttttatttaaataaattaaagttaaatatttttattaaatcactCACATATTTTTAGTCtatctaaaatcaaaataatataatatttttatttaaataaattaaagttaaatattttaaatcaagcaatataattatttatatatataaaattaaagttgaagccgtagttggtgactacgactttgactgtttttaaaatagtcaaagctgtagtcaccaactacggttttagaattaaagttaaagtcgtagttggtgactacggttttgaatgttttaaaaaaataaaaccgtagttaccaactacggttttataaTGTGGCAATCTATGTGGCACAAACGCACTAAATTGGGCATTATTTTCACATTAGGTTtactttatgaattttttttttaaagtgtagcattttgggtcaaagctctacatacatacatacatgcatatatatatatatatatatatatatacacactaaaccctcactaatttttttattattatttattattaatttattaaaaattaatattgaatccaataaatcaaaaaatttattaggtgttaagatatatatatatatataaaagacataCAAAACGCAAAGAGAAAAACGtagttgtggaccccgcattttcggctcaatgcgtttcccactcgatggcgaaactcgttttttattttgaaaaattggtttttattgattatttgaaaatgacttggagtcgccacttatttttgttttatttttaaagggtaaacaaaataagaaagaaaaaccctaagtgtgactccttattttggaaaaggtgatctacgaaaaaccggatcgggttcgggggtcaggttacttatcgggaaggtacggtaaagaccgtagcacccctctaagtccctaaagtcgggtctctactaataaaatgaagctgacatggcatctaataaagaaatcaatgaatacccgaattgatcatgcacatatgggaatcgaTACATGTATATAGAGTGACCGAAGTGAGAAtaggtgcgtacctgggcaatgagccgttatgcgctatcaagaagtgaggttagtgcacaattaagaaataatttcgagcatgt is from Vitis riparia cultivar Riparia Gloire de Montpellier isolate 1030 chromosome 10, EGFV_Vit.rip_1.0, whole genome shotgun sequence and encodes:
- the LOC117923867 gene encoding uncharacterized protein LOC117923867, with product MTYECRADKNEEECESQEGDDQSERVEDVQHDGDGVFEFIDEENNNVNVVSSFLALHEAMESEQGRYVSVDGECCDMSNNPDPDDPIEYSPVQYHSTPSLQFENVENIGNVVSSDLTPWGNTNIGNSGGEFMVGQVFNSKADLQHAAKLYSLSQHQEYVVVLSTTKLLVLRCKKAEQSQCPWKLRAMVVKGTTSFAINKYNGPHKCVNPCLNRDHQQLDFILIVAHIQGMIKAQFTLSVAAIQASIVEKFGYQISYKKTSKAKFKALTNLFGDFYKSHAELPHFFIALEQANPGCVVISKTFPGIMENTEIFQQVFWTFQPSIEGFKHCRPVLSIDGTHLNERYKGTLMIAMGCDGNNQLFPLAFALTEGENIDSWEWCLACIRTRVTNRRKLCVISDRHPGIMAAMSDVHLGWSEPYAYHRVCMLHLASNFMTQFKDKILKNLMCRAALATKIENFNKHMNTIRRINAAAQQWLEAIPFEKWALSHDGGRRYGIMTTNMSEVFNSVLKGARSLPVTALVQLTFFRLNSYFVVRREQGANRLASSEEYTPYVDAKMKANVVKAGSHEIVLYDHIQGQFHVKSNRGTKSSSTRGQTYRVNLQEYACTCDMEYRGHSSDPDPLDTSILVLQDRHRSHLVDSGQLASVLTCRQHISRFMREWEMDPRLRPYIIRSGFYGVYHIGHITLDWGLITSLVEIWRPETHTFHLPVREMTITLQNVAVILGLRIMGFPSLAHVI